A single genomic interval of Parvularcula marina harbors:
- a CDS encoding SCO family protein, which yields MTLRHSILLLMAAPFMLSACGGESSQTDIPRAGEIRLNSRFDADFDLIAQTGETVTDEDFEGKPMFIYFGFTTCPEVCPTALGKMTATLDALGEKDAAKVQPLFITVDPERDTAERLRAHLDYDPRLLGLTGTLEQIEAAKKALNVYAKKVPMPDSALEYTMDHQRLFFITGPDGTAEIAISDAAPTEQLAQLLEERLK from the coding sequence ATGACACTCCGGCACAGTATCCTTCTCCTCATGGCAGCGCCATTCATGTTGAGCGCCTGCGGTGGTGAGAGCAGCCAGACAGATATTCCACGGGCCGGTGAAATACGCCTGAATTCTAGATTTGATGCGGATTTCGACCTCATCGCCCAGACAGGCGAAACGGTCACCGACGAAGATTTCGAAGGCAAACCGATGTTCATCTATTTTGGGTTTACGACCTGCCCTGAGGTTTGCCCGACTGCCCTCGGCAAGATGACAGCAACGCTGGATGCCCTGGGCGAGAAAGACGCCGCGAAAGTCCAGCCGCTCTTCATCACGGTCGATCCCGAACGCGATACTGCCGAGCGCCTGCGCGCGCATCTTGATTATGACCCCCGCCTTCTGGGGCTCACCGGCACGCTCGAGCAGATCGAAGCCGCCAAGAAAGCGCTGAACGTTTACGCAAAGAAAGTCCCCATGCCAGACAGCGCGCTGGAATATACGATGGATCACCAGCGCCTGTTTTTCATCACAGGACCAGATGGCACGGCGGAAATCGCCATCTCTGACGCCGCCCCGACCGAGCAACTGGCTCAATTGCTGGAAGAGCGCCTGAAATAA
- the infB gene encoding translation initiation factor IF-2: protein MSDDSQEKSGSGRRPLTLRKTETGAVKQSFPHGRTKTVVVEKKRRVRAPGDGTPAAAADAAPAKPARKTAAPAKPKTTRTAGTDASGKPKVLRQLSEQEQKARAAVLARAKKEAEEKAKREAAEREERERRAAEEKARLEEARKKAEEDEQKRKAESEAREKAEAAARQALEKEELERKAKQPGKGGKPQREDDDSDDGDNRGGKKFSADEDNPLSALGGRIKQKRNFGATNESKAKEPPKRRTGRLTIAKALEDDERQRSLASVKRAREKEKANRAKRGQNSEKQTREVTIPDLITVQELAQRMAMRSTDLIRELMKQGQMVQANATLDADTAQLIVEDLGHSVKRVSESDVEDGLIAEANPDAERVSRPPVVTIMGHVDHGKTSLLDALRQTNVVEGEAGGITQHIGAYQVKAPDGKLISFLDTPGHAAFTSMRARGANVTDIVIIVVAADDGVMPQTIESINHAKAAGVPMIIAINKIDKPNVDPNRVKTELLQYEVQVESMGGEVQDIEVSALKRMNLDGLLEAIQLQAELLELTADADRQPYGTVVEAQLDKGRGSVSTLLVQEGTLKRGDIVVVGAEWGKVRALIDDQGHQVKEAGPSKPIEILGLNGVPEPGDQFAVVEHEARAREVAEYRARKKREKANAATSGTSLEQMMAQLQDAEIKDLPIVLKGDVQGSVEAIVGSLQKMANKEVRVRVLHTGVGAISESDVILAEASKAPVIGFNVRANKQAREEAERSGVEIRYYSVIYDLIDDIKGTLTGMLDPELRETFLGNAEILEVFNVSKVGKVAGCRVTDGQVKRGSKVRLLRDNVVIHEGELSQLKRFKDDVNEVPAGQECGMSFANYDDLKVGDVIECFDVERVERTLESVA, encoded by the coding sequence ATGAGCGACGACAGCCAGGAAAAATCGGGAAGCGGACGCCGTCCGCTGACGCTTCGGAAGACGGAGACGGGAGCTGTAAAGCAGAGCTTCCCGCATGGCCGCACGAAAACGGTCGTGGTCGAGAAGAAGCGCCGGGTGCGTGCACCCGGTGACGGTACCCCTGCGGCCGCAGCAGATGCGGCCCCGGCAAAGCCTGCGCGGAAAACCGCAGCACCTGCCAAGCCCAAGACCACCCGCACCGCCGGCACCGATGCTAGCGGTAAGCCGAAAGTCCTCCGCCAGCTTTCCGAGCAGGAGCAGAAGGCGCGTGCCGCCGTTCTCGCTCGTGCCAAGAAAGAGGCCGAGGAGAAAGCCAAGCGTGAGGCCGCTGAGCGTGAAGAACGCGAACGCCGCGCCGCTGAAGAAAAAGCCCGTCTCGAAGAGGCCCGTAAAAAAGCCGAAGAGGACGAGCAAAAGCGCAAAGCTGAATCTGAAGCGCGTGAGAAGGCTGAGGCAGCCGCTCGTCAGGCTCTTGAGAAAGAAGAGCTGGAGCGCAAGGCCAAGCAGCCTGGCAAGGGCGGCAAGCCCCAGCGCGAAGACGATGATAGCGATGACGGCGACAATCGCGGCGGCAAGAAATTCTCTGCCGACGAAGACAATCCGCTCTCTGCCCTTGGTGGCCGGATCAAGCAGAAACGTAATTTCGGCGCGACCAATGAGAGCAAAGCCAAAGAGCCGCCCAAACGTCGCACAGGCCGCCTGACAATTGCCAAGGCGCTTGAGGATGACGAGCGCCAGCGCTCGCTCGCTTCGGTGAAACGTGCCCGCGAGAAGGAAAAGGCAAACCGCGCCAAGCGGGGCCAGAACTCCGAGAAACAGACACGCGAAGTCACGATCCCCGATCTGATCACCGTGCAGGAACTCGCCCAGCGGATGGCCATGCGTTCGACGGACCTGATCCGCGAGCTGATGAAGCAGGGCCAGATGGTTCAGGCCAACGCAACGCTTGATGCCGACACCGCTCAGCTGATCGTTGAGGATCTGGGTCACTCGGTAAAACGGGTTTCTGAATCCGATGTCGAAGACGGCCTGATCGCCGAAGCCAATCCGGACGCGGAACGTGTCTCGCGTCCGCCGGTCGTCACCATTATGGGCCATGTCGACCACGGCAAGACTTCGCTGCTTGATGCCCTGCGCCAGACCAATGTGGTCGAAGGCGAAGCCGGCGGCATCACCCAGCATATCGGCGCCTATCAGGTGAAAGCGCCTGATGGGAAGCTCATCAGCTTCCTCGATACGCCGGGCCACGCGGCCTTCACCTCGATGCGGGCCCGCGGGGCGAACGTCACCGATATCGTGATCATCGTGGTCGCGGCCGATGACGGCGTCATGCCGCAGACCATCGAGTCGATTAACCACGCCAAGGCGGCGGGCGTCCCGATGATCATCGCGATCAACAAGATCGACAAGCCCAATGTCGACCCGAACCGCGTGAAGACCGAGCTCCTCCAGTATGAGGTACAGGTCGAAAGCATGGGCGGTGAGGTTCAGGACATTGAGGTCTCCGCCCTCAAGCGGATGAACCTCGACGGGCTTCTCGAAGCCATCCAGCTTCAGGCCGAACTTCTCGAACTGACAGCTGATGCTGATCGCCAGCCATACGGTACGGTTGTTGAAGCGCAGCTCGACAAGGGTCGCGGCTCTGTCTCCACCCTTCTGGTGCAGGAAGGCACGCTCAAACGCGGCGATATCGTCGTTGTGGGTGCTGAATGGGGCAAGGTCCGCGCGCTGATCGACGATCAGGGCCATCAGGTCAAAGAGGCCGGTCCGTCCAAACCGATCGAGATCCTTGGCCTGAACGGTGTGCCTGAACCCGGTGACCAGTTCGCCGTGGTTGAGCACGAAGCCCGCGCCCGCGAAGTCGCTGAATATCGCGCCCGCAAGAAGCGCGAGAAGGCAAATGCGGCCACCTCCGGCACCTCGCTGGAGCAGATGATGGCCCAGCTGCAGGATGCCGAGATCAAGGATCTGCCGATCGTCCTCAAAGGCGATGTGCAGGGCTCCGTCGAAGCGATCGTCGGCTCGCTTCAGAAAATGGCCAACAAGGAAGTCCGTGTTCGCGTCCTGCACACTGGCGTCGGCGCGATTTCCGAGAGCGATGTCATTCTGGCCGAAGCCTCCAAGGCCCCGGTCATCGGCTTTAACGTCCGGGCCAATAAACAGGCCCGCGAAGAAGCCGAGCGTTCAGGCGTCGAGATCCGCTATTATTCGGTGATCTATGACCTGATCGACGACATCAAGGGCACGCTTACCGGCATGCTCGATCCTGAGCTGCGCGAAACCTTCCTTGGCAATGCCGAGATCCTGGAAGTCTTCAACGTCTCGAAAGTCGGCAAGGTCGCTGGCTGCCGTGTTACGGATGGCCAGGTCAAACGCGGCTCCAAGGTTCGCCTGCTGCGCGACAACGTCGTCATCCACGAAGGCGAATTGTCTCAGCTCAAGCGCTTCAAAGACGACGTCAACGAAGTGCCGGCCGGTCAGGAATGCGGCATGAGCTTTGCCAATTACGACGACCTGAAAGTTGGCGATGTTATCGAATGTTTCGATGTCGAACGCGTCGAGCGGACGCTCGAAAGCGTCGCCTGA
- the nusA gene encoding transcription termination factor NusA, whose protein sequence is MTVTHNKIELVQIARAVAQEKNIDPGIVIEAMEDALSRAARSRYGAETNVRAEIDPNTGETRLWRLMEVVEEVENESTEISLKAAKRQNQEAEIGDFLSDPLPPMDYGRVAALGAKQVINQKVRDAERDNQYNDFKDRVGEIISGLIKRIEYGHVIVDLGRAEAIIRRDQQIPREPLRQGDRVRAHIADVRREPRGPQIFLSRSHPQFMARLFEQEVPEVYDGVIEIKAVARDPGSRAKIAVFSNDGSIDPVGACVGMRGSRVQAVVGELGGEKIDIVPWSEDIATFVVNALAPAEVAKVVLDEELERIEVVVPDEQLSLAIGRRGQNVRLASQLTGFEIDIMTEEEESAKRQKEYAERSETFMKVLDVDDMIANLLVAEGFARVEEIAYVDLHEIAEIEGFDEETAEELQARALEWLEKERQELDAKRKEMGVEDDLLTIEGLTLKMVVRLAEEGVLTVEDFAGCVADDFTGWTERVDGEKKHYEGMLEGFRIKADTAEAMIAEARRRVGWDTDEEGEEGAEDATA, encoded by the coding sequence ATGACCGTCACCCATAACAAGATCGAACTCGTCCAGATCGCCCGCGCCGTGGCGCAGGAAAAGAATATCGACCCCGGCATCGTGATCGAGGCGATGGAAGACGCCCTCTCCCGCGCGGCCCGCTCGCGCTATGGCGCCGAGACCAATGTCCGGGCCGAGATTGATCCGAATACGGGCGAAACGCGCCTGTGGCGGCTGATGGAAGTCGTTGAGGAAGTCGAGAATGAATCGACTGAAATCTCGCTGAAGGCTGCCAAGCGCCAAAATCAGGAAGCCGAGATCGGTGACTTCCTTTCAGATCCTCTGCCGCCGATGGATTATGGCCGCGTTGCCGCGCTGGGCGCGAAACAGGTCATCAACCAGAAGGTTCGCGACGCAGAACGCGACAATCAGTACAATGACTTCAAAGACCGCGTTGGCGAGATTATCTCTGGCCTGATCAAGCGGATCGAGTATGGCCATGTGATCGTCGATCTCGGCCGTGCCGAAGCGATTATCCGCCGTGACCAACAGATCCCGCGTGAACCGCTGCGTCAGGGTGACCGCGTCCGCGCGCATATCGCTGATGTGCGCCGTGAGCCGCGCGGGCCGCAGATCTTCCTGTCGCGTTCTCACCCGCAATTCATGGCGCGCCTCTTCGAGCAGGAAGTGCCCGAAGTTTATGATGGCGTGATCGAGATCAAGGCCGTTGCCCGTGATCCCGGCTCCCGCGCCAAGATTGCTGTTTTCTCGAATGACGGCTCGATCGACCCGGTCGGCGCCTGCGTCGGGATGCGGGGCTCTCGCGTGCAGGCCGTCGTGGGCGAGCTGGGCGGCGAGAAGATCGACATCGTGCCGTGGTCGGAAGATATCGCAACCTTCGTCGTCAACGCGCTCGCGCCGGCAGAAGTCGCCAAGGTCGTTCTCGACGAAGAGCTTGAGCGCATCGAAGTTGTCGTTCCCGACGAGCAGCTCTCCCTCGCCATTGGCCGCCGCGGCCAGAATGTCCGCCTTGCAAGCCAGCTGACCGGCTTTGAGATCGACATCATGACCGAGGAAGAAGAGAGCGCAAAACGGCAGAAGGAATATGCCGAACGCTCCGAGACCTTCATGAAGGTGCTCGATGTCGATGACATGATCGCCAATCTTCTGGTTGCGGAAGGTTTCGCGCGCGTCGAGGAGATCGCCTATGTCGATCTTCACGAGATTGCCGAGATCGAAGGCTTTGACGAGGAAACCGCTGAAGAGCTTCAGGCCCGCGCGCTCGAATGGCTGGAGAAAGAACGCCAGGAACTCGATGCCAAGCGCAAGGAGATGGGCGTTGAGGATGACCTTCTCACCATTGAAGGGCTGACCCTGAAAATGGTCGTTCGCCTCGCTGAAGAGGGTGTGCTGACGGTTGAGGACTTCGCCGGCTGCGTCGCCGATGACTTCACCGGCTGGACCGAGCGCGTCGATGGCGAGAAGAAGCATTATGAAGGCATGCTCGAAGGCTTCCGCATCAAAGCGGACACCGCCGAAGCCATGATCGCCGAAGCCCGTCGCCGCGTCGGCTGGGATACGGATGAAGAAGGCGAAGAGGGCGCCGAAGACGCGACCGCATAA
- a CDS encoding DUF448 domain-containing protein — protein sequence MSANKSRQTDRRCVATGEAIPPGAPALRFVRDPQGILTLDLSGKLPGRGAWLQAESGFLERALKKGGFARSFKEGISLPDGMTPEVYAAEIRTQLTRRTLNQLGLARRAGQCLTGFEVVKAAVPKLIAYVTPSDAAPDGVGKILRTLEARGNAPHIVLEPDSTALAEAIGSPGAVHLGLIPGKAAESALYEAIRLRHFTGSDTTSRQ from the coding sequence ATGAGCGCAAATAAATCCCGCCAGACCGACAGGCGCTGCGTGGCAACCGGCGAGGCGATCCCGCCGGGCGCCCCGGCCTTGCGCTTTGTCCGGGATCCGCAAGGCATCCTGACGCTCGATCTCTCCGGCAAGCTGCCCGGGCGCGGCGCGTGGCTGCAGGCAGAATCTGGCTTCCTCGAGCGCGCACTCAAGAAAGGCGGCTTTGCCCGGTCCTTTAAAGAGGGCATCAGCCTGCCGGACGGCATGACGCCCGAAGTCTACGCGGCGGAGATCCGCACGCAATTGACCCGCCGGACGCTGAACCAGCTCGGCCTTGCCCGCCGAGCAGGCCAGTGCCTGACCGGGTTTGAAGTCGTCAAAGCGGCCGTCCCGAAGCTGATTGCCTATGTCACGCCGTCCGATGCGGCACCCGACGGGGTTGGAAAAATCCTGCGCACGCTTGAGGCACGGGGGAACGCCCCCCATATCGTATTAGAGCCGGATAGCACCGCCCTTGCGGAGGCGATCGGCAGTCCGGGTGCCGTGCATTTGGGGCTGATCCCCGGTAAGGCGGCCGAAAGCGCCCTTTACGAGGCGATCCGGCTGAGGCATTTCACGGGATCTGACACAACATCCCGGCAATAA
- the rimP gene encoding ribosome maturation factor RimP, which produces MVTPLETKLEALIAPIVEATGFELVRLRLTGSQTKTVQIMAERPDGTMTAENCATLSRAISAMLEEADPISDKYILEVSSPGIDRPLTRLKDYERWEGFEAKIELRQAVENQKRFRGILAGIEGEDVCIDLEGEEDTALIPYSLISSGKLLLTDELVTESLRRAKAAGKEVDDGE; this is translated from the coding sequence GTGGTGACCCCGCTTGAGACCAAATTGGAAGCGTTGATCGCGCCCATTGTCGAAGCCACCGGCTTTGAACTGGTGCGCCTGCGGCTGACCGGCTCTCAGACGAAGACGGTCCAGATCATGGCCGAACGCCCCGACGGCACGATGACGGCGGAGAATTGCGCGACACTGTCCCGCGCGATCAGCGCCATGCTCGAGGAGGCCGACCCGATCTCGGACAAATATATCCTCGAAGTCTCCTCCCCCGGCATCGACCGGCCGCTGACCCGGCTGAAGGATTATGAGCGCTGGGAGGGCTTTGAAGCCAAGATCGAGCTGCGTCAGGCCGTTGAGAACCAGAAGCGCTTTCGCGGCATCCTCGCCGGGATCGAAGGCGAAGATGTCTGCATCGATCTTGAGGGCGAAGAAGACACAGCCCTCATCCCCTATTCCCTCATCTCGAGCGGCAAGCTGCTCCTGACTGATGAGCTGGTCACCGAATCCCTCCGCCGCGCGAAAGCCGCGGGGAAGGAGGTCGATGATGGGGAGTGA
- a CDS encoding calcium-binding protein, protein MEFEGTFDEDKIVGTVDTDVIDGKGANDTLLGYGGDDSLEGNHGDDFLSGGWGNDFLFGNNGNDTLKGKTDDDTLHGFSGDDLIYGGKGDDQIEGGSENDTLMGEAGEDEIYGQAGDDSIRGGADNDMLYGNTGNDTVWGNEGDDVINTGVGDDLGYGNAGADLIYGNDGDDTLFGNLGNDTIYGDKGNDSLIGGQGDDLFVFELDFGDDTIRDLNDGDQIQLNNLEGVDSYADVEAAMSQDGDDVLLTFADGTIRIEDTQVADLTADDFVIL, encoded by the coding sequence ATGGAATTCGAAGGGACTTTTGACGAGGATAAGATTGTCGGGACGGTCGATACCGACGTCATCGACGGTAAAGGCGCCAATGACACGCTGCTCGGGTATGGCGGGGATGACAGCCTTGAGGGCAATCATGGCGATGATTTCCTCTCTGGCGGTTGGGGGAATGACTTCCTCTTTGGCAATAATGGGAATGACACCCTCAAAGGGAAGACCGACGACGATACGTTGCACGGCTTCTCGGGCGACGACCTGATCTATGGCGGCAAGGGCGACGACCAGATCGAGGGCGGCTCCGAGAATGACACCCTCATGGGTGAAGCCGGGGAAGACGAGATCTACGGTCAAGCCGGCGATGACAGCATTCGCGGCGGCGCCGACAATGACATGCTCTATGGCAATACCGGCAATGACACGGTCTGGGGCAATGAAGGCGATGACGTCATTAACACAGGTGTCGGCGATGACCTTGGCTACGGCAATGCCGGCGCCGACCTCATCTACGGCAATGATGGCGATGACACGCTGTTCGGCAATTTGGGCAATGACACCATCTATGGTGACAAGGGCAATGACAGCCTGATCGGCGGTCAGGGCGATGATCTCTTCGTCTTCGAGCTCGACTTTGGCGACGATACGATCCGTGACCTCAATGATGGCGACCAGATCCAGCTCAACAATCTCGAGGGCGTCGACAGCTATGCCGATGTCGAAGCGGCGATGAGCCAGGATGGCGATGATGTCCTCCTGACTTTCGCGGACGGCACGATCCGTATTGAGGACACACAAGTCGCCGATCTGACAGCCGACGATTTTGTGATCCTCTGA
- a CDS encoding sulfotransferase family protein, whose amino-acid sequence MSTPRLPDFYVLGAMKAATTTLAAQLGAQDGIFMADPKEPNFFSDDDIFARGQGWYEKLFEGAGSGELIGEASTHYTKWPDLPDAAQRLKAATPNAKFIYMIRHPVERARSHAFHMIRKRHEAATIDEVAAKEPALWQYGCYAAQLERWLEHFHADRFLIVSMERMSAEPEAEFARVLRYLGITGTWSEELAQMHSAQMGYRVMPLEGGLMKLPLVRAMRRTLIPRGVKRAFRRARAINTDQRFSPDVIRMLEEKLAPDLARLGEMCGTEVSLETYKDVVMREHLTLMSG is encoded by the coding sequence ATGAGTACCCCCCGGCTCCCTGATTTCTACGTCCTCGGCGCGATGAAGGCGGCAACAACGACGCTCGCGGCGCAATTGGGTGCGCAGGACGGCATCTTCATGGCCGATCCGAAGGAGCCGAATTTCTTCTCCGATGATGATATCTTCGCGCGCGGGCAGGGCTGGTACGAGAAACTGTTCGAGGGCGCGGGCTCCGGCGAGCTGATCGGAGAGGCGTCGACCCATTACACCAAATGGCCGGATCTGCCGGACGCGGCCCAGCGGCTGAAGGCGGCTACGCCGAACGCCAAGTTCATCTATATGATCCGCCATCCGGTCGAGCGCGCGCGGTCGCACGCCTTCCACATGATCCGAAAGCGTCATGAGGCGGCAACGATTGATGAGGTCGCCGCCAAAGAACCTGCCCTCTGGCAATATGGCTGTTACGCCGCCCAGCTAGAACGCTGGCTTGAGCATTTCCACGCCGACCGCTTCCTGATCGTCAGTATGGAGCGGATGTCGGCAGAACCTGAGGCTGAATTTGCGCGGGTGCTTCGCTACCTTGGGATAACGGGCACGTGGTCAGAAGAGCTGGCGCAGATGCACAGCGCCCAGATGGGCTATAGGGTCATGCCGCTTGAAGGCGGGTTGATGAAGCTGCCGCTTGTGCGGGCGATGCGCCGCACTCTCATTCCCCGCGGGGTCAAGCGCGCCTTTCGCCGGGCGCGGGCGATCAACACGGATCAGCGCTTCTCGCCGGATGTCATCCGTATGCTCGAAGAAAAGCTCGCCCCCGACCTTGCGCGGCTAGGGGAGATGTGCGGCACAGAGGTGTCTTTAGAGACGTATAAAGACGTTGTGATGCGTGAGCATCTGACACTTATGTCCGGGTGA
- the trmB gene encoding tRNA (guanine(46)-N(7))-methyltransferase TrmB, whose translation MKPPEWDKDRLWGRHQAKKLRPRPQRLMEELLPRVEVTPETVFERTQAHGGPVWLEVGFGGGEHLAWQATHNPDVLLIGAEPFMNGVAKLLTQIEDEGQENIAVRYGDVKPLMTALPDKSLERLFVLHPDPWPKKRHFKRRMISLPFLKEAARLLKPGCELRVASDIPDYVRWTLMHVQMHNRQSADFEWTAECRADWTDRPEDWPQTRYEAKARREGRPPAYLRFTRT comes from the coding sequence ATGAAGCCCCCCGAATGGGACAAGGATCGCCTCTGGGGGCGGCATCAGGCAAAAAAGCTCCGTCCACGTCCTCAAAGGCTGATGGAGGAGCTGTTGCCGCGCGTGGAAGTCACGCCGGAAACTGTCTTTGAGCGCACGCAGGCGCATGGTGGCCCTGTCTGGCTGGAGGTTGGCTTTGGCGGCGGGGAGCATCTGGCGTGGCAGGCGACCCATAATCCAGATGTACTGTTGATTGGTGCCGAGCCCTTCATGAACGGGGTCGCAAAGCTCCTGACCCAGATCGAAGATGAGGGGCAGGAGAATATCGCCGTCCGTTATGGCGATGTAAAACCCCTGATGACGGCATTACCTGACAAGAGCCTTGAGCGGCTGTTCGTCCTGCATCCCGATCCGTGGCCAAAGAAACGCCATTTCAAGCGGCGCATGATCTCACTGCCGTTCCTCAAAGAAGCAGCACGGCTTCTCAAGCCCGGCTGCGAGCTACGAGTTGCGTCCGACATCCCCGATTATGTCCGCTGGACGCTAATGCATGTCCAGATGCATAATCGTCAGTCAGCAGACTTTGAATGGACAGCCGAATGCCGCGCCGACTGGACAGACCGCCCGGAGGACTGGCCGCAAACCCGCTATGAAGCAAAAGCAAGGCGCGAAGGCCGCCCACCGGCCTATCTGCGGTTCACCCGGACATAA
- a CDS encoding ActR/PrrA/RegA family redox response regulator transcription factor, with product MMDETIALRAADLPEDATCLIVDDDQPFRTRLGRAMEKRGFSPILAESVSEATRLIAAAPPAFAVVDLRLEDGDGIEVVNQLHESRPDARAIILTGYGNITTAVAAVKAGAIDYLAKPADADDVLKSLLAGPGEMPEPPENPMSADRVRWEHIQRVYELCNHNVSETARRLGMHRRTLQRILAKRAPI from the coding sequence ATGATGGATGAAACAATCGCCCTGCGCGCCGCCGACCTTCCCGAAGATGCCACCTGCCTGATCGTCGATGATGACCAGCCTTTCCGCACCCGCCTTGGCCGGGCGATGGAAAAGCGTGGGTTCTCGCCGATCCTCGCCGAAAGTGTGAGCGAAGCCACTCGCCTGATTGCTGCCGCACCTCCGGCCTTTGCTGTTGTTGATCTGCGGCTCGAAGATGGCGACGGCATCGAGGTTGTGAATCAGCTGCATGAAAGCCGCCCGGATGCGCGGGCGATCATTCTGACCGGCTATGGCAACATCACGACGGCCGTTGCGGCAGTGAAAGCAGGCGCAATCGATTATCTCGCAAAGCCCGCCGATGCGGATGACGTCCTCAAGTCGCTGCTGGCAGGACCGGGCGAGATGCCAGAGCCCCCGGAAAATCCGATGTCGGCTGATCGTGTCCGCTGGGAGCACATCCAGCGGGTCTATGAGCTCTGCAATCACAATGTGTCAGAAACGGCGCGTCGTCTCGGCATGCACCGTCGGACGCTGCAGCGGATCCTCGCCAAGCGCGCACCGATCTGA
- a CDS encoding ActS/PrrB/RegB family redox-sensitive histidine kinase, whose protein sequence is MNSETSIEVAAMRPQSLIRQRTLTRLRWFAIAGQTVVTLFVQFVLKFDLPLIPIGLAILSSILVNLWVIRTKPLSNALTPNEIAAHLIFDTAQIGVVLGFAGGILNPFSVWLLLAPMLAAFALEKWRAYLVIGAVIAVLTITAIWHTPMPGGVTLPHIYIFGSWAALMLGVTFTAAYARQVAVAQSKLTTALEATQAVLSREERLTAVGGLAAAAAHELGTPLSTILVTAREMEGDLPDGPLKEDAQLLISQTQRCQKILMRLSDVGSSDDVRHAELTLEEMLHQAAKPFLNQEGPDVHFVFDPDSDLAPPERLKRQPAIIYGLRTLIENAVKFADKTLRISARWDQKELLVIIEDDGPGFPPDVLKRLGEPFARQGTTRYQTRRQGLGLGFFIAKTLLERTGATLCFGNGRRLPGAWVEISWPIANLYVKEKRDISVGKEKLKHDG, encoded by the coding sequence ATGAACAGTGAAACCAGTATTGAGGTCGCAGCTATGCGGCCACAGAGCCTGATCCGACAAAGAACGCTGACCCGGTTGAGGTGGTTTGCGATTGCCGGTCAGACGGTTGTGACCCTTTTCGTGCAATTCGTCCTGAAATTCGATTTGCCCCTGATCCCCATCGGGCTGGCCATTCTCTCATCGATTCTGGTCAATCTCTGGGTCATTCGAACAAAGCCTTTGTCCAATGCGCTGACCCCCAATGAAATTGCTGCGCACCTCATATTCGATACTGCGCAGATCGGTGTCGTGCTCGGTTTTGCCGGAGGGATTTTGAACCCATTCTCGGTCTGGCTGCTCCTCGCGCCAATGCTGGCGGCGTTCGCGCTAGAGAAATGGCGTGCCTATCTCGTCATCGGCGCGGTGATCGCCGTTCTGACCATAACGGCCATCTGGCACACCCCCATGCCTGGCGGTGTCACGCTGCCTCATATCTATATTTTCGGATCATGGGCGGCCCTGATGCTGGGGGTGACGTTCACGGCCGCTTATGCGCGGCAGGTGGCGGTTGCGCAGTCAAAGCTGACGACGGCGCTTGAGGCGACCCAGGCTGTTCTCTCCCGGGAGGAGAGGCTGACGGCCGTCGGCGGGCTGGCTGCTGCTGCTGCGCATGAGCTGGGGACGCCGCTTTCGACCATTCTTGTGACGGCGCGTGAGATGGAGGGCGATCTGCCTGATGGTCCCCTAAAGGAAGACGCACAGCTCCTCATTTCGCAAACGCAACGGTGTCAGAAGATCCTGATGCGGCTTTCGGATGTCGGCTCATCGGATGATGTCCGGCATGCCGAACTGACACTCGAAGAGATGCTCCATCAGGCGGCCAAACCCTTTCTCAATCAGGAAGGCCCGGACGTGCATTTCGTCTTCGATCCAGATTCGGATCTTGCTCCGCCCGAACGGCTAAAGCGGCAACCCGCAATCATCTATGGCTTGCGGACGCTTATCGAGAATGCGGTAAAATTCGCCGACAAGACCCTGCGGATCTCAGCGCGCTGGGACCAGAAAGAGTTGCTTGTCATTATTGAAGATGACGGCCCGGGTTTCCCGCCGGATGTCCTTAAACGCTTGGGAGAACCCTTCGCCAGGCAAGGAACAACACGATATCAGACAAGGCGACAGGGGCTCGGACTTGGGTTTTTTATCGCCAAAACGCTGCTCGAGCGGACGGGTGCGACATTGTGCTTCGGCAATGGGCGCCGTTTGCCGGGGGCGTGGGTTGAGATTTCTTGGCCGATTGCCAACCTTTACGTGAAAGAAAAGCGGGATATATCAGTCGGAAAAGAGAAGCTGAAACATGATGGATGA